One Psychrobacillus glaciei genomic region harbors:
- a CDS encoding YqhV family protein, which yields MIEKALLFIIILRVFSGSIDITAAMFMYKFNDLEKAFYINTLLALVGPCILIITTAIALFGLAEKISLTRMICLFSGILLILFSLKSK from the coding sequence TTGATTGAAAAAGCACTCCTTTTTATTATTATATTAAGGGTTTTTTCAGGAAGTATTGATATAACTGCTGCGATGTTTATGTATAAATTTAATGATTTAGAAAAGGCATTTTATATTAACACGTTATTAGCCTTAGTAGGACCTTGTATTTTAATCATTACAACTGCTATCGCATTATTTGGTTTAGCTGAAAAGATTTCATTGACTAGAATGATATGTCTTTTTAGTGGAATCTTACTTATTCTATTCAGTTTAAAATCGAAATAA
- a CDS encoding zinc ribbon domain-containing protein YjdM has translation MSSLPNCPKCNSEYTYEDGSLFICPECAHEWELETKDEVMEEKKIVKDANGNILNDGDSVAIIKDLKVKGSSSTLKIGTKVKSIRLVDGDHDIDCKIDGFGAMKLKSEFVKKI, from the coding sequence ATGTCTAGCTTACCAAATTGTCCGAAGTGTAATTCAGAATACACATACGAGGACGGAAGTCTTTTTATTTGCCCAGAATGCGCGCACGAGTGGGAGCTCGAGACAAAGGATGAAGTGATGGAAGAGAAAAAGATTGTCAAAGATGCGAATGGTAATATCTTAAACGATGGTGATTCTGTAGCAATTATAAAAGACCTTAAAGTAAAAGGAAGTTCATCGACCTTAAAAATTGGTACAAAAGTAAAAAGTATTCGTTTAGTTGACGGAGATCATGATATTGATTGTAAAATAGATGGTTTTGGTGCGATGAAACTAAAATCTGAATTTGTTAAAAAGATTTAG
- a CDS encoding cation diffusion facilitator family transporter has product MSLEKKQSSFAIWISLISNVFLTILKIIVGLLFNSQVLLADGVHNAGDVIASVAALSAMRVSKRPPDEDHPYGHGKAEVVGAAIVAIILGIAALYIGYHSVLALFETPHKATFTVLIAAIISLIWKQVLYVYTINIGKKVNSKGLIATAYDHLADVYASLAAVIGIGLAMIGDYFHIGILAYGDPVAGIIVAFLVLKLAIGMGRESIDVLMEKTVDSETMEIIFESVRSVPLVKRIDRIRAREHGHYIIVDVRVSLPATLSIQEGHDVSKEIKKAIKNRFANVEEVLVHVNPWYEMKEVK; this is encoded by the coding sequence ATGAGTTTGGAAAAAAAACAATCCTCTTTTGCAATCTGGATTAGTTTAATAAGCAATGTTTTTCTTACGATATTAAAAATTATTGTTGGTTTATTATTTAATAGTCAGGTACTTCTTGCTGATGGCGTTCACAACGCTGGAGATGTGATTGCATCAGTAGCTGCGCTCAGTGCAATGCGTGTATCCAAACGTCCACCAGACGAAGATCACCCTTATGGGCATGGTAAGGCAGAAGTCGTTGGTGCAGCCATTGTTGCCATTATTTTAGGTATTGCAGCATTATATATCGGTTATCATTCTGTTTTAGCATTATTTGAAACACCCCACAAAGCAACCTTTACTGTTTTAATAGCAGCGATAATTTCTCTCATATGGAAACAAGTTCTTTATGTTTATACTATTAATATTGGCAAAAAAGTAAACAGTAAAGGATTAATTGCGACTGCTTACGACCATCTTGCTGATGTCTATGCTTCTTTAGCCGCTGTTATCGGTATTGGACTTGCCATGATTGGAGATTATTTTCATATTGGCATATTGGCTTATGGTGATCCTGTGGCAGGTATTATCGTTGCATTCCTAGTCCTAAAGCTAGCTATTGGAATGGGGCGAGAATCTATTGACGTGCTTATGGAAAAAACCGTGGATTCTGAAACGATGGAAATAATATTTGAATCGGTTCGATCAGTTCCTTTAGTGAAACGAATCGATCGTATTAGAGCACGAGAACACGGGCACTATATCATTGTGGACGTTCGAGTAAGCCTACCAGCTACCTTAAGCATTCAGGAAGGTCATGATGTTTCAAAAGAAATTAAAAAAGCTATAAAAAATCGTTTTGCTAATGTGGAAGAAGTTTTGGTCCATGTAAATCCATGGTACGAAATGAAGGAAGTAAAGTAG